In Acinonyx jubatus isolate Ajub_Pintada_27869175 chromosome B3, VMU_Ajub_asm_v1.0, whole genome shotgun sequence, a genomic segment contains:
- the ARRDC4 gene encoding arrestin domain-containing protein 4 yields MGGEAGSAAAVGSEGRVKSLGLVFEDERKGCYSSGETVAGHVLLEAAEPVALRALRLEAHGRATAAWGPSPGAAAPAAASEVEYLNVRLSLREPPAGEGILLLQPGKHEFPFSFQLPSEPLVTSFSGKYGSIQYCVRAVLERPKVPDQSVKRELQVISHIDVNTPALLTPVLKTQEKMVGCWFFTSGPVSLSAKIERKGYCNGEAIPIYAEIENCSSRLIVPKAAIFQTQTYLASGKTKTVRHMVANVRGNHIASGGTDTWHGKTLKIPPVTPSILDCCIIRVDYSLAVYIHIPGAKKLMLELPLVIGTIPYNGFGSRNSSTASRFSMDMSWLTLTLPEQPEAPPNYADVVSEEEFSRHVPPYPQPPDCEGEACCPVFACVQQFRFQPPPLYSEVDPHPADVEETQPVSFIL; encoded by the exons ATGGGCGGCGAGGCAGGGTCCGCGGCGGCCGTGGGCTCCGAGGGCCGCGTGAAGAGCCTGGGTCTGGTATTCGAGGATGAGCGCAAGGGCTGCTACTCGAGCGGCGAGACGGTGGCGGGACACGTGCTGCTGGAGGCGGCCGAGCCGGTGGCCCTGCGGGCGCTGCGCCTGGAGGCCCACGGCCGAGCCACCGCCGCCTGGGGCCCGAGCCCcggcgccgccgcccccgccgccgcgtCGGAGGTGGAGTACCTGAACGTGCGCCTGAGCCTGCGCGAGCCCCCGGCTG gtgaAGGCATCCTCTTATTACAGCCTGGAAAACATGAATTTCCATTTAGCTTTCAGCTTCCATCTGA ACCTTTAGTAACCTCATTCAGCGGGAAATACGGAAGTATTCAGTACTGCGTGAGAGCAGTTTTGGAACGACCCAAGGTACCTGATCAGAGTGTGAAGCGGGAACTTCAGGTTATTAGTCACATCGATGTCAACACACCAGCATTATTA aCCCCTGTATTGAAAACTCAAGAGAAAATGGTTGGCTGTTGGTTTTTCACTTCTGGTCCAGTCTCGCTGAGTGCCAAAATTGAAAGGAAGGGATACTGTAATG gaGAAGCTATTCCAATCTATGCGGAGATAGAGAATTGTTCCTCCCGCCTCATCGTTCCCAAAGCTGCCATTTTCCAGACGCAGACGTATTTGGCCAGCGGGAAGACAAAGACCGTCCGGCACATGGTCGCCAACGTGCGAGGAAACCACATCGCCTCTGGGGGCACCGACACGTGGCACGGGAAGACTCTAAAAATTCCGCCTGTTACTCCGTCCATCCTGGATTGCTGCATTATCAGAGTAGACTATTCCTTAGCT GTGTATATTCACATCCCTGGTGCTAAAAAACTGATGCTCGAGCTGCCCTTAGTGATTGGCACAATCCCATATAACGGTTTTGGGAGCAGAAACTCGAGCACCGCCAGCCGGTTCAGCATGGACATGAGCTGGCTGACGCTGACGCTGCCAGAGCAGCCGGAAG CGCCACCCAATTATGCAGACGTGGTGTCCGAGGAAGAATTCTCTCGACACGTGCCTCCTTACCCTCAGCCCCCTGACTGTGAGGGAGAAGCATGCTGCCCTGTGTTTGCCTGCGTACAGCAATTCCGCTTCCAGCCTCCCCCTCTCTATTCAGAG GTTGATCCTCACCCCGCTGATGTAGAAGAGACCCAGCCTGTGTCCTTCATTCTCTGA